The DNA region ATCTGGATTGATGCCATTGATGGCAAAGCCCGATGTGCCGTTGAGGTTAGATAAGTTGAAAACTGAATTTGCCATAAGTTCGTCCTTTTGTTTGAAAACTAAAATTTTGATGTTTGAAACTCGGAATTTGGTGTTCCAAACTTGAAGTTTAATGTTTTTTTCTGGAGTTTGGTGTTCCAAACGGATTACGCTGATGCGTAGGCGTATCCCGCCGTAGGCATTGCTTGATAGTCCTTAGAGTAAGTTAATTTGACGAACTACCTAAATTTTTGCCAAACGCTGCTGTTGGCGTTGCTATTTATTGATATAATATTGAGTCCGGTTCATTGGTTTAATTATAATTAAGTGAATCTATGCAGAAAGCCCAAAAATCCCTGCTCTCTGCAACCCTTGTGCTGTTTACTATACAGTTTAACTTAGTGCCATTCGCCTTAGAGCCTTTGTGGATTGAGGTGGCGATCGCTCCAAAATCCAGTAGTGCTAACTGGGCTACTTCTGCTGGTTTATGTTGGTATAGAAGCTTGCATTGGCTCTCTTCCTTTTTTGATGTTGCGATCGCTTGGCTATCTGCACAGACTAGAGTAATTATTCTACCGCGTGGTTGATGCGTCATCACCTCGGACTGGGCTGTGCTAATGGATCTGATGGCTGGGGTTGAAATTAAAGGCGACGAAGCGATGATTCAGGTTCTGGCTGACTTCTCAAAACGCAACGCATCTCACGTTTTGGGAATACTCAATCTGATCATTCCGCTATCGGAATCCCCAACGTGGATTTTGGGACAGTATCTCTGGCAACTGGGTATGTCTACTGAGTCACGGCGATCGCTTGAAGATGGGCAGCGTGTTCGGTATTTTCGGAAAGAGGCTTTTCCGATTTTTGCACAGACGGGTAATTATAAGTGATTAACCGGACTTGATATCAACTTTTATTAGATGCCGATTTGCGTTTAGTACACTAACTAAAGCAGAACTTGCAACAAAACTGCTAGACGAAATAGTAAAATAGCATCAAGATGAGTAGAAAATCTCGAAAACCATTGATTGGGATTACAACTTACGGTCGCCTTGCGGCGTTACCATTTTCTCTGCCAAGCGAATATATAGATGCAGTCCGTAAAGCAGGTGGCATTCCCATATTATTACCACCAGGAGAAATTGAGCCTGCCATACTTCTAGATTCTTTAGATGGTTTAATCATCTCTGGTGGTGGAGATATTGACCCTGCTTACTACAACGGTTTTGCTCATCCTACTATTTATTCTGTCGATCGCGAACGTGATGCTTTTGAATTGCAGCTTGGCAAGTTTGCTCTTGAACGTCATCTGCCGATGTTGGGTATTTGTCGGGGTTTACAAATTCTCATCGTCGCCTGTGGGGGTACTCTAATTCCTCACGTTCCAGATGTTTACGGTACATCTGCATTACATCGTCTAGAGCCTGAACCTGGACGACGTTTACCTACAGAACATCTCGTCAGGATAGATGTAGAAAGCCTTTTAGCTAACTGTTTACAGAATTCTCACATCTCTGTAGTTTCTTGGCATCATCAAGCGGTAGATAAAGTACCGCCTGGTTGGCGGGTTGTTGCTCATGCTTGGGATGATGGAGTCATTGAAGCTGTGGAGCATGAACATCATCCTTGGGCAATTGGTGTGCAATGGCATCCTGAGCTTTCAATTCTCGATCCCAGTCATCAAAGACTTTTTCAAGCTCTCGTTCAGGCTGCACATACAAAACACTTATGGGATGAGCCTAACCCCGGAACTGATTGAACAAGATGGCAAAGGCAAACTGATTCGGAAGATAGTTGCGCTGGAGGCGATATTAGCAACGTCTGGGGAGATGACCAACGATGACCAGAGGCAGGAGTCAATACTGCTCGGGTAAAGCATTTTTAACTCGGCATTGGTTTTGGGGTAAAGGTTACTGGGTTTGGGTTAAAGGTTTTTTCTTTCCCTTTTCCCCAAAACCCGACAAGTATTGGGGCGGGAGTGTGTTGCGCCGCCTGCTGCTGAACCTCAAAATTCTCGTGTCAAACCATTGCCCTCACAAAGTAATGGCGGGTCGCGCCGTGCAAACCGCCGATGGTCGGCTGACCTTTCAGTAATGAGAACCTAACGCTTGGAATTGCGGCGCTAAAAGAAAAAGCGCTGGCGGCCATTCGCTGACAACCTATGCAGTGGCAAACCATTGTCAGCAGAGGCAGGGCACTCACCTTCAGCCGTATCTGTCCGCAACGCCTTATCCTACCTTGAGTGCAAAGTCTTATTTCTGTTTGCAGCTTGCAGTAAGTTCTAGATTGTAGAAAGTCCCTGGTTTGGGCTTAATTGAACGCAATTCCTGGATAAAAGCATTAAATGTTGTATTGCTTGTGCCGAAGCCAGCTTCAGCACAAGCAGATAAACCTCCTTCAATGGGAATAGATCCAGCTCTGGGACTATATACAATAAATTTATCGACGGTACTAGTGCCGACTGCAAACCCGATAACCTGGCGAACTGTTCGCAAAACGGCATTATCTAAGGGGCCACCAATACTGCCAATACTGATATTAACCGCACGACTTTCAGCCACAGCAGGCGCACTAATCGACAATACTGCCCCAACAATCATCAAACAGGTGAACTTCTTCATTATCCTCTCCTCCAAAAAATTGAAAAACTAATAATTACGTTTCGACATGGATGAAGTACATCACAGACGCTAGCTATGTAAGGTTTTCAGATACTAGCGTGTGTGTAAACTACCAAATCTATGATTCTGAACTTTTGGAAATTACTTCAGCATTAGGTTTTTCCTTTTCTGAAAGAATGTTAATTTCTTAAAGATTCTTTATAACATCCTCTTTGCAGACAGGCCCCTGGCTGTCTAATTGGTGTTGTCCCAACGTTTTTACGCTTCAGTACTAGAGTTAGGTAAATGCCAGAATACTTGGTCATATTCATCGACAATAATCACATCTCAAAGCATTGGAGAACTATTAAAGAGCAGGGCTACCTAATTACACCTAAATACTGCGTAGGTTTTGAGTTGATCCCCCCAACTCCCCGATAAATTGGGGGGCTTATTTTCCCCGTTTTTAAGGGGGACTAAGGGGGATTTTCAATGACTATGCACCAAAACCCGAGCAGTATTGCATTACACTCTCTTAAGTAAAGATTAAGCTTTAATCTTTTTAGTTGATCTTACCTTTCTTTTCAGAAATAAGCCAATGCTGCCAACAATAAATGTGCTAGCTAAAGTACTAGGTTCAGGTACTTGTCGATAAGAAACTGTACCGGAATCGGAAGTTTCGGAAGAAATAGAAAATAATGTTCCACTAATGTCGTAACTTTTATCAGGATTAGCTTTGTCAAGGAAGCTGTACAGCAATCCAATAGGTGCGTTATCTGCTAAGGATACAGTTGGAAATGCAACGGGATAATCTGGATATTCAACATCATCAGTTGCAGTGTAAATATTAGGGTCATTATCGAATTGAAAACTTAGCAATTGAACTGGCGCTACTGGGATATTATCATTACTGAAAGTTGTGTCATCAAAGCTAAATAGACCGTTACCTTTAGCTGTAGAACTATCAACATTGAACGCATAATTAATAATTGCAGCCGATGCAGATTTAGTGGTTAAGGTAGCTAAACCCAAAATTAGACTAGTAGCGATCGCTAATTTTTGAAACAATTTCATCTCAATTTTCCTGTTGCATTAGATAACTAAACTATTTAAACCTTATAGAGACGTAGCACTGCTACGTCTCTACTTTCTCACCAAACGTCTAAGACTTACTTCTTAGCGCCAGTAGAGTTATTCGTTTGACTCAATTGCCAATTCTTTAGAAGTTGATCGCGGTTTTGCCGTAAGTTTTTACCGTTACGTTCTTTAGGATAAGGAATATTGTCGCCCTTAATTCCTTCCCAAAGAATTTCGTTGAATTCTTCTGCATCGAGGTTATCTTCACCGATAAAATTGAAACCCTTGGTTATAGCAGCCCACCATTTTGCATCATTTAGAATGGGCACAGCTGCTGTATTTTCAACATTGGGGTCTTGGCAAGCTGGTACTAGTTTCGGATCTACAGGTTTAGCACACAAGTTACCTGGCACAATAGCTGTGTAAGGCTCAAAATTCGGTTGTCTTGTGAAGGCATCTGACATTGGTTGAGCATTGGCATCAGTAATTCCCAAATAGCCAATGTTTAACAAATCCTCCATCGTCCGCAATACACTAATGGTGTTGTAATTAGTACTGACGAGTACACCCCGTTTTGTGTAGGGTGAAATAACGTAAGCTAACGAACGGTGCGAATCAACGTGATCTGGCCCATTTTGGGAGTCATCTTCAATGATGAAAATCGCTGTTTCCTTCCACTCTGGCATCCGGGAAATTTTCTCTACCAGCTTGCCTATGGCATAGTCATTATCTGCCATTTGCAGTTCTGGAGTGTTTAGTCCGGCCAAAGCAGTACCAAAGGAACCAAAATGATCGTGAGGTAGACGCACAAGCATTAAGTTAGGAAGTCCATTCTGATTAATATCCCTTTCCCATTCGTTATACAGATAAATATCTGGATTATTCATGTCGAATGAGCGAAAGTAAGGGTCGGTTTTATCCAACAATACAGATTTAGTAACGGGAGCTTGGGGAATCTTGTCTGCGTAAGGAGTTGGGGAGATGGGAATATAAGCTGGGTTTTTCGGGTCACGTTTAGTGGGATCAGTTTGACTTGTAACGTAGGGAGTGCCATTATCAACGAAGAAGCCGTAATTGCGTACAGTCTTGCCAGCACGCAACGCTGAATCCCAAAGATAGCCACCAATGACATTAACTCCTAAGTCCCCATCTCCTTCGGGGGCATTAACATCTCTGTCTCCAGGCAATATTGAAGAGCCACCTGAGGGATCTAAAACTCCTGTTATGCGGGTATTGATTGGCGAATTATTCGAGGAAGTTTGCGGTAGTGCAAGACTGATATTCCGATTTGTACCTTCGTAATCGTAGGTTAAGCCGTTAAAGCCAGCGTTACCGTAAAGAACTGATTGAGTTTTTTCGGTGTAATCTGTCGTTCGTCCAAAAGTAGACCAACTCCAACCAACTCCACTGGATTCGCCACTGTCGTAGAAGTTATCAAAGGTTGCAAAACCAAGGGACAGCTTGTGATGGTTGGGTGAAATCTTGTAGGGAAACAAGGTAAGTTCTGGGTCGCCATTACCGATAGGTAAGTCACCAAGTACCTGGTCGTAGGTACGGTTTTCTTTAACTATATAGATAACGTGCTTAATTTTGCCTTGTAAATACCTCATTATCCGGTCAGGACGACGATTATAAAAACCGTTGTTTTTGTCTACCTGCGTTGAAAGCGTAGCCAAAGTACTGCTACTTGGCACTGGAATAATTGAGATCCCAGCTTTTTCTAAAGCCCAGTTGTAATCGTTTTTAAAATTGGTGTTACGTGCAAGTCCAGCTGGTGTCGTCCGACTGTTTGACGGGTTGGGGCCAGAATTACTTTTAGCATTGACAACGTAAAGTCTTTGACCATCAAAGCTGACACTTACAGAATTAGGATACCAGCCAGTGGGGATGCGTCCATTCACCCGACCAGCTTGCAAGTCTACAACAGCGATCGCATTCTCGCCGCCTAGAGTAACATAAAGTGTTCCTCCATCTGGGCTGAGAGCTAAAGAATTGGGATTAGCACCTTTGTATTTATCACCAGGGCGAGACAGAGAGATGGTTTGAACAACCCTATTGCTATTTGTATCAATGACTGAAATCGAGTCATCATTACCATTAGCTACGTATAGTCGATTTTGATCGGCCGAAAGCAGTACTTTATTTGGCTGGCTACCTATTGGTATACGGGTGATTTTTCCAGAAGTAATTTCAACAGTAACTACTTCGTTATCGCGCTGGCTACTAATAAAAACTTTAGCTGCTTGACCTTTTTGTGTACTTTTGATAGCGACATCAAAAGGAAATTCACCAGTTGCTATTTTATCGCCTGCCCTAAAGAACTTAATTTCTTTAATTACCTTACGGGTAGGAGTGTCAACGATTGATATAGAGTCATTCTCAAAGTTTGCAGCCACTAAGGTCTTGCCATCCTGACTAACTGCAATACCCGCTACAACTGCTCCTGTACTTACAGCCTTAGCTGGTGTATCCTTCAACAAACCACCATCATATTTAGGAAAGGGTGCAGTTTGGTTAGAATTGTGACCTAGTAAAATAAAGGGGGCATCTGGTACGTACTGACTACCATTAGACGCATAAACATACACGCGATCGTCAATCCCGCCTGAGACAAAGAAGCGTGAGCCATCTTTAGCCCAAGCCAAACCGTTATAGGTATTGGGAATATTAATCTGTTGTTTTTTAACTAACTTACCGCTAGTAACATCATAGACAAAAACCCATTCTGCTTTTGGGGTTGTTGTACCACTTGGCTTACCAGTTAGCGGATCTAATACAGGATAAGTGAAAGTACTACCTGTATTTTCATCCTTGAAGTTTTGGTTATAGCCACTAGTAAGCACCAGTAAAGTTTTTCCATCAGGGCTGAGGGCTGTGCTTACGGCTTCAGCAGCATCTGCATTATCATCTGTACGCAAACCAGTTCCTAAAGGTGCAAACGTCGAGCCTGGTGCTGCTGCGGGCGTGATGATTTGACCTGTAGGTAGCAAAGCTGCTCCACTCTCTGAGTTACCAACCGGTCTGGTAGTTCCAGCGCTAGCTGATTGGATACTTGCACTCAAGCTACTTACCAGCAAAAGACTTAATAGATACCCTTGGTTTCTACTAGTTTTCATGCAATTTATTTATAATAGGGACAACCATAACTATTCAAGTACAGATATTTCTAGTTGATGGTTAAGCCAGCAGTAATTTTTGGTTATGTTTTGGTGGTAGCGAATTTTTTATATTAAGTATTAAGTTATTTTTGTTTGCATCCAAAATTACTATTGTACAATAATCCGGCAGAGTTAACTATTCTCAGGAACTTGCTCTCAAATGCGGTCAAGTATTCTCCAAATGGTAGCACGATTGATTTGATAGTTTCTCGCCGTTGCCTACTTGTCCTCAACTTAAAGTTGCTCAAGCTTGTGTGAAACGCTAAGTTAGCTCCTGGAGCCACAGCATGGACGATCTGCAATAAAGCACGACCCTCATCCGTGGTATCAGGTTTAGCATAGTCCTTTAGCACGTTAACATTACATGGTAAGTAGCCATCGGCTATGTTGGTGGCATAAGTATCCAGGTTGTTAGAGGCATCGAAGGTCTTTGCTGTGGCGAAGCTATCTGATAGTATGCCGATGGTGATTCCAGTGCCATCTAGACCGTAGCGATCGCGCAAAACATCAACCCCTGTAGCTTTGGCTGCTGCTTCAATTGGTAGGGTGAAGGTAGCCGATGGAATCCGAGGTAACGGGCTTTAAAGTAAAAACACCAGTTGGTGATCTTGGCTTGTCTACTGAAAAAGAGAAATTCTTCCTAGCACTGGGAATTGGTGAAATCACAGCAAAGACGAAAAGCAACCCGATGAAGCTGAACCAATACCTGGGGCTACAGAAGACCAGACTGCTGGAAGCGATTAATCAAGAACTGCTAGAGCCAGCGATGTCACTTTCCGGGAGGGCGATCGCTAGAAGCCTCATGAGGCAATCAATACAAGCTATACTATTAGAAAAAATCGCTCTTGTATTTATTATTAGAAAATAATCGCGCGATGCCTGCCTGCGGCGGGCGGAGCCATCGCAGGCTATACAAAAGCTCTAGAAT from Nostoc commune NIES-4072 includes:
- a CDS encoding gamma-glutamyl-gamma-aminobutyrate hydrolase family protein — protein: MSRKSRKPLIGITTYGRLAALPFSLPSEYIDAVRKAGGIPILLPPGEIEPAILLDSLDGLIISGGGDIDPAYYNGFAHPTIYSVDRERDAFELQLGKFALERHLPMLGICRGLQILIVACGGTLIPHVPDVYGTSALHRLEPEPGRRLPTEHLVRIDVESLLANCLQNSHISVVSWHHQAVDKVPPGWRVVAHAWDDGVIEAVEHEHHPWAIGVQWHPELSILDPSHQRLFQALVQAAHTKHLWDEPNPGTD
- a CDS encoding GFA family protein, with product MVCHCIGCQRMAASAFSFSAAIPSVRFSLLKGQPTIGGLHGATRHYFVRAMV
- a CDS encoding PEP-CTERM sorting domain-containing protein is translated as MKLFQKLAIATSLILGLATLTTKSASAAIINYAFNVDSSTAKGNGLFSFDDTTFSNDNIPVAPVQLLSFQFDNDPNIYTATDDVEYPDYPVAFPTVSLADNAPIGLLYSFLDKANPDKSYDISGTLFSISSETSDSGTVSYRQVPEPSTLASTFIVGSIGLFLKRKVRSTKKIKA
- a CDS encoding alkaline phosphatase family protein; amino-acid sequence: MKTSRNQGYLLSLLLVSSLSASIQSASAGTTRPVGNSESGAALLPTGQIITPAAAPGSTFAPLGTGLRTDDNADAAEAVSTALSPDGKTLLVLTSGYNQNFKDENTGSTFTYPVLDPLTGKPSGTTTPKAEWVFVYDVTSGKLVKKQQINIPNTYNGLAWAKDGSRFFVSGGIDDRVYVYASNGSQYVPDAPFILLGHNSNQTAPFPKYDGGLLKDTPAKAVSTGAVVAGIAVSQDGKTLVAANFENDSISIVDTPTRKVIKEIKFFRAGDKIATGEFPFDVAIKSTQKGQAAKVFISSQRDNEVVTVEITSGKITRIPIGSQPNKVLLSADQNRLYVANGNDDSISVIDTNSNRVVQTISLSRPGDKYKGANPNSLALSPDGGTLYVTLGGENAIAVVDLQAGRVNGRIPTGWYPNSVSVSFDGQRLYVVNAKSNSGPNPSNSRTTPAGLARNTNFKNDYNWALEKAGISIIPVPSSSTLATLSTQVDKNNGFYNRRPDRIMRYLQGKIKHVIYIVKENRTYDQVLGDLPIGNGDPELTLFPYKISPNHHKLSLGFATFDNFYDSGESSGVGWSWSTFGRTTDYTEKTQSVLYGNAGFNGLTYDYEGTNRNISLALPQTSSNNSPINTRITGVLDPSGGSSILPGDRDVNAPEGDGDLGVNVIGGYLWDSALRAGKTVRNYGFFVDNGTPYVTSQTDPTKRDPKNPAYIPISPTPYADKIPQAPVTKSVLLDKTDPYFRSFDMNNPDIYLYNEWERDINQNGLPNLMLVRLPHDHFGSFGTALAGLNTPELQMADNDYAIGKLVEKISRMPEWKETAIFIIEDDSQNGPDHVDSHRSLAYVISPYTKRGVLVSTNYNTISVLRTMEDLLNIGYLGITDANAQPMSDAFTRQPNFEPYTAIVPGNLCAKPVDPKLVPACQDPNVENTAAVPILNDAKWWAAITKGFNFIGEDNLDAEEFNEILWEGIKGDNIPYPKERNGKNLRQNRDQLLKNWQLSQTNNSTGAKK